The Sphingopyxis sp. BE259 nucleotide sequence ATGTGAAATGATCCGCGCGCTGCTTCTTTCCGCCGCGGCGCTGATCGCGGTTCCGGCTGCGGCCCAAGATATCGCGATCACCAACGCCAAGCTGGTCATCGGTGACGGCAGCGCGCCGATCGACGGCGGAACCGTCGTCGTGCGCGGCGGCAAGGTCGTTGCGGCAGGGGTGGGCGTTGCCGTCCCCGCCGGGATCGAGCGCGTCGATGCCGGGGGCCGCTGGGTCACCCCGGGGATCGTCGCGGCGTTCAGCCGGGTCGGGCTGGTCGAGGTCGATGCAGTCGGCGGCACCAACGATCGCAATGCGCCGCGCACCCGCTTTTCGGCGGGGCTCGATATTGCGCCGGCGCTGAATCCAATGGGTTCGCCGGTCGCGGTCAACCGCGCCTCGGGCGTCACCCGCGCCATCGTCGCGCCGGGGGGCAGCAGCAATTTGTTCGCAGGCCAAGGCGCGGTCGTCGACCTGGCCGACGACATGGACATGGTGACCAAGCCGCGCGCGCTGCAGTTTGTGGCGTTCGGCGAGGATGGATCGGCGAAGGCAGGGGGGAGCCGCGCCGCGACCTTCCTGTTGTTCCGCGAACAATTGCTGGCGGCGCGTAGCTATGCCCGCAACCCCGCGACGCTTGCTGAGTGGGGCAATGACGCGATGATCCAGCGCGCCGATGCCGACGCGCTGGTGCAGGTGATCATTGGCGTGACGCCGCTGTTCGTGCGGGTCGACCGGGCATCGGACATTCTGAATGTGGTCAAGCTGAAGGGCGAGTTTCCGGCGCTGAAGCTGGTGCTGGTCGGGGTGACCGAAGGTTGGCTGGTCGCGCGCGAATTGGCGGCGGCGAAGGTGCCGGTGCTGGTCTCGCCGCTGACCGACCTGCCGTCGAGTTTCGAGCAGTTGGGCGCGACGCAATCGAACGCCGGCCGCTTGAAAGCTGCGGGGGTCGATGTGTCGGTCGGGGTCTTCGATGACGATGACGCCCACAAGATGGGCTATGCGACGCAATATGCGGGTAATCTGGTCGGGCTGGCGCGCGTGCCCGGTGCCAGCGGGATGACGTGGGATCAGGCGTTCGCGTCGATCAGCAGCGCCCCGGCGCGCGCGGTCGGTATGGAAGCCAGCATCGGTTCGCTGCGCCCCGGCCGCGTCGGCGACGTCGTGGTGTGGGATAATGATCCGCTGGAACTGGGCAGCCGTCCGACCGCGATCTGGATCGACGGCAAGGCACAGTCGCTGACGACGCGGCAGGACCGCCTGCGCGATCGCTATGCGACGCCGCAGGAAGGCGCGTTGCCGAAAGCGTATGATAGATAGGTTGGACGCCAATCGTCTTGTTCGTCATCCCGGCAAAGGCCGGGATCTCACCGTGGCTCGATAACGCAGCGGCGAGATCCCGGCCTTCGCCGCGATGACATTCATGGTATGGGCGTCCTCTGGCAGGAGAGGGGCTTTCCATGCAACCGATGTCGCTTTTGATCACCACCTGCGTTTTGTTCGTCGGCTCGCACCTGGCGCTGTCGCATCCGTTGCGCGATGGACTGGCCAACCGGTTGGGCGAACGCGGGTTCCAGATCGTCTATTCGATCGTCGCGATCGCGACGTTCGTCCTCGTCGTGCAAGCGTGGCGCGGGATGCCGCCCGAACCGCCGTTGTGGGCGGTCGGCGATGCGCTGTGGATTGTCGCGTCGGTGCTGGTCCTGTTCGCCAGCATCCTGTTCATGGGGTCGCTGATCGGCAATCCGGCGCTGCCCGCGCCAAGCGCCGCCGCCGCGGCGCAGAACGCCCCGCGCGGGGTTTTCGCGATCACCCGCCACCCCATGATGTGGGGCTTCGCGCTGTGGGCGGTCGCCCACATCATGGTGATGCCGACCGAGGCGCAGATCATCCTGTCCGGCACAATCGTTTTTCTCGCGCTGTTCGGGTCGGCGGGACAGGACGGCAAGAAAGCGCGGCTGATGGGTGACAGCTGGCGGCATTGGGCGGCTCGGACGAGCTTTGTGCCGTTCGCGCGGCAGATCAGCGGCGCGACGCCATGGGGCGACACCATCCCGCGCCCGCACGCGCTGTTCGGCGGCCTTGTCGTTTGGCTGGCCGCGACGTGGGGGCACGGCGCGCTTGGCTATATGGTCGCGGGCATCTGGCGCTGGGTGGGATGAACGCCGACGTGCACGCCTCTGATCTCGCGCTGCGGCTGCTCGGGCGGAGCTATGACGAACTCGATGCCGAGGAACGCCGCGTCATCGCCGCGATCGCCGCGCATGAACCGACGAGCCGCGACGCGGGCGATCTGGACGATGCCGAGGCGAGCTTTGGCGCGCGCCTGTCCGATCGCGTCGCCGCGGTGGGCGGGTCGTGGGGGTTCATCATCCTGTTCACCGTGGTGCTGCTGGGATGGATGCTGCTCAATTCGGAAGTGCTGGCGCGCTGGGGGATGGCGTTCGATCCCTATCCGTTCATTTTCCTGAACCTGATGCTGTCGACGCTGGCGGCGGTGCAGGCGCCGATCATCATGATGAGCCAGAACCGGGCTTCGGCAAAAGACCGGCTGGCCGCCAGCCTGGATTACGAGATCAATCTGCGCGCCGAACTAGAGATCATGCGGCTGCATCACAAGATCGATGTGTTGGTGGAGAAGGTTGAGGGGTTAGGAAGCACCGACAACGCGCTTCGCTAAATGTCCTAGGCCAACGTCATTGCGAGGAGCGAAGCGACGCGGCAATCCAGAGCTGGCGTAAACCGCTCTGGATTGCTTCGCTTTGCTCGCAATGACGGGCTTAAGGCGGTTCTGATGCTCTACAACCGCACCATCCGCATGCCCATTTCGCCATAGCGCGGGCCGCTGGTGCCGCCTTTGGGCGCCGCCGCCTCGATCGCCGCGAGGTTATCGGCGGTCAGCGTTACATCGGCGGCGCCGACGCTGTCCTCCATCGTCGCGCGGCGCTTGGTGCCGGGGATCGGGACGATGTCGTCGCCCTGCGCGAGCAGCCACGCGAGCGCGATCTGGGCGTTCGACACGCCATGCTTGTCCGCCACCGCGCCGATCGCATCGACGATCGCCAAGTTGGCGGGCAGGTTTTCGTCCGAATAGCGCGGGTCGTTGCGGCGCCAGTCATTCTCGGGCAGTTCGTCGCGGCTGCGCACCGCGCCCGCCAGAAAGCCGCGGCCGAGCGGCGAATAGGGAACGAAGCCGATGCCATTCTCGCGGCAGACGCCTAAGATCTCGTCCTCGATGTCGCGCTCCCAGATCGAATATTCGCTTTGCAGCGCGGTGATCGGCGCGGCTTTCGCGGCGCGGCGCAGCGTTTCGGGGCCGGCTTCGGACAGCGCGATGTGGCGCACCTTGCCTTCGCGGACCAGTTCCATCATTCCGCCGACAACTTCCTCGATCGGGATCGCAGGATCGACGCGGTGCTGATAGAACAGGTCGATCGTGTCGATACCGAGCCGCTGGAGCGAGCCTTCGCACGAGGCGCGTGCGTTGGCGGGCGAGCCATCGACCCCGACAATCTGATTGCCGTCGAATTTGAACCCGAATTTGGTCGCGATGACCAAGCCGTCGCGCTTGCCCTTGATCGCGGCGCCCAGCAATTCCTCGTTGCTGAACGGGCCATAGATTTGTGCGGTGTCGAAAAAGGTCACGCCAAGGTCGATCGCGCGGTGGATCGTCGCGGTCGATTCATCGAGGTCGGCGGCCTCGCCATAAAGGATATTGCCGCCCTTGATCATCGGCATACAGCCGATGCCGATGGCCGA carries:
- a CDS encoding NnrU family protein codes for the protein MSLLITTCVLFVGSHLALSHPLRDGLANRLGERGFQIVYSIVAIATFVLVVQAWRGMPPEPPLWAVGDALWIVASVLVLFASILFMGSLIGNPALPAPSAAAAAQNAPRGVFAITRHPMMWGFALWAVAHIMVMPTEAQIILSGTIVFLALFGSAGQDGKKARLMGDSWRHWAARTSFVPFARQISGATPWGDTIPRPHALFGGLVVWLAATWGHGALGYMVAGIWRWVG
- a CDS encoding aldo/keto reductase; amino-acid sequence: MKYRKLGHGLEISAIGIGCMPMIKGGNILYGEAADLDESTATIHRAIDLGVTFFDTAQIYGPFSNEELLGAAIKGKRDGLVIATKFGFKFDGNQIVGVDGSPANARASCEGSLQRLGIDTIDLFYQHRVDPAIPIEEVVGGMMELVREGKVRHIALSEAGPETLRRAAKAAPITALQSEYSIWERDIEDEILGVCRENGIGFVPYSPLGRGFLAGAVRSRDELPENDWRRNDPRYSDENLPANLAIVDAIGAVADKHGVSNAQIALAWLLAQGDDIVPIPGTKRRATMEDSVGAADVTLTADNLAAIEAAAPKGGTSGPRYGEMGMRMVRL
- a CDS encoding DUF1003 domain-containing protein; amino-acid sequence: MNADVHASDLALRLLGRSYDELDAEERRVIAAIAAHEPTSRDAGDLDDAEASFGARLSDRVAAVGGSWGFIILFTVVLLGWMLLNSEVLARWGMAFDPYPFIFLNLMLSTLAAVQAPIIMMSQNRASAKDRLAASLDYEINLRAELEIMRLHHKIDVLVEKVEGLGSTDNALR
- a CDS encoding amidohydrolase family protein, which codes for MIRALLLSAAALIAVPAAAQDIAITNAKLVIGDGSAPIDGGTVVVRGGKVVAAGVGVAVPAGIERVDAGGRWVTPGIVAAFSRVGLVEVDAVGGTNDRNAPRTRFSAGLDIAPALNPMGSPVAVNRASGVTRAIVAPGGSSNLFAGQGAVVDLADDMDMVTKPRALQFVAFGEDGSAKAGGSRAATFLLFREQLLAARSYARNPATLAEWGNDAMIQRADADALVQVIIGVTPLFVRVDRASDILNVVKLKGEFPALKLVLVGVTEGWLVARELAAAKVPVLVSPLTDLPSSFEQLGATQSNAGRLKAAGVDVSVGVFDDDDAHKMGYATQYAGNLVGLARVPGASGMTWDQAFASISSAPARAVGMEASIGSLRPGRVGDVVVWDNDPLELGSRPTAIWIDGKAQSLTTRQDRLRDRYATPQEGALPKAYDR